The proteins below are encoded in one region of Belonocnema kinseyi isolate 2016_QV_RU_SX_M_011 unplaced genomic scaffold, B_treatae_v1 SchBZDm_3089;HRSCAF=3375, whole genome shotgun sequence:
- the LOC117182545 gene encoding uncharacterized protein LOC117182545 encodes MLGYIRFLNLIQKKARTTSLLEIYDSKIHSPEEEFQHHQRRALPHHTDPHPPRLPNLCPYYHLLLTQLSDFVIVHLHLSLLSLVYAEHEIHILLTLSSILPIWIPK; translated from the exons ATGTTAGGATatattcgttttttaaatctGATTCAG AAGAAAGCAAGAACAACCTCTCTACTGGAAATTTATGATTCCAAAATTCATTCTCCGGAGGAGGAGTTTCAGCACCATCAACGGCGTGCACTCCCGCACCACACTGATCCTCATCCTCCGAGACTTCCGAATCTATGTCCATATTATCATCTTTTACTGACTCAACTATCGGATTTCGTGATAGTGCATCTGCATTTGAGTTTACTCTCCCTGGTTTATGCTGAACATGAAATTCATATTCTCTTAACTTTATCTTCCATCCTGCCAATCTGGATCCCAAAGTAG